In the genome of Neofelis nebulosa isolate mNeoNeb1 chromosome 6, mNeoNeb1.pri, whole genome shotgun sequence, one region contains:
- the LOC131515288 gene encoding histone H2B type 1-J yields the protein MPEPAKSAPAPKKGSKKAVTKAQKKDGKKRKRSRKESYSIYVYKVLKQVHPDTGISSKAMGIMNSFVNDIFERIAGEASRLAHYNKRSTITSREIQTAVRLLLPGELAKHAVSEGTKAVTKYTSAK from the coding sequence ATGCCTGAACCAGCCAAATCCGCCCCGGCCCCGAAGAAGGGCTCCAAGAAAGCGGTGACCAAGGCGCAGAAGAAGGACGGCAAGAAGCGCAAGCGCAGCCGCAAGGAGAGCTATTCCATCTACGTTTACAAGGTGCTGAAGCAGGTGCACCCCGACACCGGCATCTCGTCCAAGGCCATGGGCATCATGAACTCGTTCGTGAACGACATCTTCGAGCGCATCGCGGGCGAGGCGTCGCGCCTGGCGCATTACAACAAGCGCTCGACCATCACGTCCCGGGAGATCCAGACGGCCGTGCGCCTGCTGCTGCCCGGGGAGCTGGCCAAGCACGCCGTGTCCGAGGGCACCAAGGCCGTCACCAAGTACACCAGCGCCAAGTGA
- the LOC131515278 gene encoding histone H2A type 1-H-like → MSGRGKQGGKARAKAKTRSSRAGLQFPVGRVHRLLRKGNYAERVGAGAPVYLAAVLEYLTAEILELAGNAARDNKKTRIIPRHLQLAIRNDEELNKLLGRVTIAQGGVLPNIQAVLLPKKTESHHKAKSK, encoded by the coding sequence ATGTCTGGACGCGGGAAACAGGGCGGCAAGGCTCGCGCCAAGGCCAAGACGCGCTCGTCGCGGGCCGGGCTGCAGTTCCCGGTGGGCCGCGTGCACCGCCTGCTCCGCAAGGGCAACTACGCCGAGCGGGTCGGGGCCGGCGCGCCGGTGTACCTGGCGGCCGTGCTGGAGTACCTGACGGCCGAGATCCTGGAGCTGGCGGGCAACGCGGCCCGCGACAACAAGAAGACGCGCATCATCCCGCGCCACCTGCAGCTGGCCATCCGCAACGACGAGGAGCTCAACAAGCTGCTGGGCCGCGTCACCATCGCGCAGGGCGGCGTCCTGCCCAACATCCAGGCCGTGCTGCTGCCCAAGAAGACCGAGAGCCACCACAAGGCTAAGAGCAAGTAG